CAGCCGAGCAGCAAGAAGGGGATTGTCTGCGAATTGGTAATGTGATGGTAAAAGCAAAAGATACGGCTAGTGAAAATGCCAGTTCAATGAAACATATGGCCAAGGGCAGTGAAGCACTGAGTGCCTTTGCGCACCGGCTTGCTGAATCAGTAGAACGCTTCAAGCTTTAATCAGATAAATGCCTTTTTTAGAGCCGCTAAATAGCGGCTTATTTGCTTGTTTAATCTATGTTTTATTTGTATTCCTGCACTTCTCAAGTTAATTTGTCAGACGAAATATAATAATTAAGGTTTTGTTTTGTCGGTTACAAAGGCTACTTTGGTTAATTCGTTCACATTGGATGGTAAGGGCGGGAATCCTGCCGGTGTTGTACTAAACGCAGATGACTTGTCTAAGTCAGAAAAACTCAAAATAGCACAAGCGGTTGGTTACTCAGAAACTGCGTTTGTCTCAAAAGATGATGAGGTTGATTTTGAAGTGTCGTTTTTTACTGTCACTGATGAAGTTGACTTTTGCGGTCATGCGACGCTTGCTACTTTTTCGACTTTATTTAGCAAGAATCTAATTTCTGCAGGCAAGTATAAACAACGCACGAAAGCCGGCATTTTATCAGTTAATGTTGAAGAAGATGGTCGTGTAGTGATGGAGCAAGCTTGCCCGAGTTACTTGCAGACTTTCGAATATGACGATATTGCTGAATTAATTGGTTTACCGTTTGATATATTATCTTCAACTCAGTTACCCATTGAAGTCATTTCCACAGGCTTAAATGATGTGATTGTGCCCGTGCCTTTAGGGTATTTAGACAAATTAGAAGTAGATAACGAGAAGCTTAGCGAGTTTTGTGACAAGTACGATTTAATTGGCATGCATGCTTTTGAGCTAAATGATTCTGACAGTGAATTCACTGCCAGTTGCAGAAATTTCGCGCCGCTTTTTGGTATTCCAGAAGAGTCAGCGACAGGCAGTTCAAGTGGCGCTTTGGCTTGTTATCTTGTTAAGCATGTTTTTGCAGGCGAAGAGACATTTGATTTTGTTTTTGAACAAGGTCGCGCTATGGGTTGTGCGTCCAGGTTGAGTGCGAGTGTAAAATTAGAAAACGGCCAAGTAAGCAAAATCGAGGTAGGTGGTGAAGCTAAAGAAATAGGCGCTCTAAAGGTAAGCTGAA
The sequence above is drawn from the Pseudoalteromonas phenolica genome and encodes:
- a CDS encoding PhzF family phenazine biosynthesis protein translates to MSVTKATLVNSFTLDGKGGNPAGVVLNADDLSKSEKLKIAQAVGYSETAFVSKDDEVDFEVSFFTVTDEVDFCGHATLATFSTLFSKNLISAGKYKQRTKAGILSVNVEEDGRVVMEQACPSYLQTFEYDDIAELIGLPFDILSSTQLPIEVISTGLNDVIVPVPLGYLDKLEVDNEKLSEFCDKYDLIGMHAFELNDSDSEFTASCRNFAPLFGIPEESATGSSSGALACYLVKHVFAGEETFDFVFEQGRAMGCASRLSASVKLENGQVSKIEVGGEAKEIGALKVS